In Zingiber officinale cultivar Zhangliang chromosome 11B, Zo_v1.1, whole genome shotgun sequence, a single window of DNA contains:
- the LOC122034329 gene encoding uncharacterized protein DDB_G0284459-like isoform X1, producing the protein MERSGDLEGKEIWGTREELLLAFAVVRHGTRRWDSVATEIQSRVPGSSPVTAQGCCQRFRDLQRRFGAGAVNGGGDDDGGGADVPWLEELRRLHLTELRREVDRYDVSIRSLQSKVKRLQEEREQRLPESESGDGKPEYEGKEDAPPDSRPESLVGEPTSSGGESGPSFERSDSTDPKEKPDEDGLKPETAMDGDGEDGNAADPSSGGDEKLAEGSYNGSTGSPEEGRASRLQATGEFTAESKGGEGEKESSDMQSSASLSRRRKAVSGSGAEEMEAEEASIMSKGIATESQPLFAALEIIRSDKYGSVFDRRLESQESASYINLVRQHMDLETVRAKLDRVGSSRPYSTLEFFRDLLLLCSNAAVFYPKDSPESVAALHLRRQVAKELAAVFPMPKELTPPPPPPLPLPPKPPAPKPESESDLAGALADKPITSAPLIVCRKRSSISNKLTAAAVKDEKEDKPEPARKESDSEEKSLPKKTTKERSVLSGTARGLRTSKPRVGKGQGAAAAKRLNLAPVPNLKSKMVENEAAVDEPPKPDKKNSGGGGTAASSSSAAKKQSAAGFLNRMKRSSKGTLMDMLKTSPPSGSAGGGKATEQKKEAKGKDQSSSRVANAGGGGSAKKAPEASGGVSGKRSVGRPPKRGSAVALPSAKRVREEAESPSVSRTPASTSRKRGRR; encoded by the exons ATGGAGAGATCCGGCGATCTGGAGGGGAAGGAGATCTGGGGGACGCGGGAGGAACTCCTTCTGGCGTTCGCGGTCGTTCGGCACGGCACTCGCCGTTGGGACTCCGTCGCGACTGAGATCCAGTCCCGCGTTCCCGGATCCAGCCCGGTCACCGCCCAGGGATGCTGCCAGAGGTTTCGCGACCTTCAGCGCCGGTTTGGCGCAGGCGCCGTCAACGGCGGTGGGGACGACGACGGAGGTGGCGCCGACGTGCCTTGGCTCGAGGAGCTCCGGAGGCTCCATCTCACCGAGCTCCGCCGCGAGGTGGATCGATACGATGTTTCGATCAG ATCTTTGCAATCAAAGGTGAAAAGGCTGCAAGAGGAGCGCGAACAGAGGTTGCCGGAGTCGGAATCCGGCGACGGGAAGCCAGAATATGAAGGAAAGGAGGACGCCCCCCCAGATTCGAGGCCGGAAAGCCTCGTCGGAGAGCCGACCTCCTCCGGCGGTGAATCCGGCCCCTCTTTCGAGCGGTCCGACTCgacggatccaaaggagaaaccCGACGAGGACGGTCTGAAGCCAGAAACGGCGATGGACGGAGACGGAGAAGACGGCAACGCAGCGGATCCTTCATCCGGTGGCGACGAGAAGTTGGCCGAGGGGTCGTACAACGGGAGCACCGGCAGTCCGGAGGAGGGCCGGGCGTCCCGGCTGCAGGCAACGGGAGAGTTCACTGCCGAGTCTAAAGGCGgggagggggagaaggaaagcagCGATATGCAGAGCTCCGCCAGCTTGTCCCGGCGGAGGAAGGCCGTTTCCGGCAGTGGGGCCGAGGAGATGGAGGCCGAGGAAGCGTCGATCATGAGCAAAGGAATCGCCACGGAATCACAGCCGTTGTTTGCGGCGCTCGAGATCATCCGTTCGGACAAGTATGGATCCGTCTTCGACCGCCGGCTGGAGAGCCAG GAAAGCGCAAGCTATATAAACTTGGTGCGCCAACACATGGACTTGGAAACGGTGCGAGCCAAGCTGGACCGCGTCGGATCCAGCCGCCCCTATTCGACGTTGGAGTTCTTTCGCGATCTCCTCCTCCTCTGTTCTAACGCCGCCGTTTTCTACCCTAAAGACTCCCCGGAGTCCGTCGCCGCCCTCCACCTCCGCCGCCAAGTGGCGAAGGAGTTGGCGGCTGTCTTTCCAATGCCAAAGGAACTAACCCCGCCACCGCCGCCACCTCTACCACTGCCGCCGAAGCCACCCGCCCCGAAGCCCGAGTCGGAGTCTGATCTCGCTGGTGCCCTTGCGGATAAGCCAATAACCTCTGCGCCGTTGATCGTATGCCGCAAGCGCAGCTCCATTTCCAACAAGTTAACTGCTGCGGCAGTGAAGGATGAGAAAGAGGATAAGCCTGAGCCTGCGAGAAAGGAGTCGGACAGTGAGGAGAAGAGCCTCCCGAAGAAGACTACCAAGGAAAGATCCGTTCTTAGTGGGACTGCCAGGGGCTTGCGCACCAGCAAACCGCGGGTTGGTAAAGGGCAGGGAGCCGCGGCCGCCAAGAGGCTCAACCTCGCTCCCGTTCCAAACCTTAAGTCCAAAATGGTCGAGAACGAGGCGGCTGTCGACGAGCCGCCTAAACCAGACAAGAAGAACAGCGGTGGAGGCGGAACtgcagcttcttcaagctccgcGGCGAAGAAACAAAGCGCAGCCGGCTTCTTGAACCGGATGAAGCGGAGCTCCAAAGGAACTTTGATGGATATGTTGAAGACCTCCCCTCCCTCCGGTTCCGCCGGTGGCGGAAAGGCCACGGAACAGAAGAAGGAGGCGAAAGGAAAGGACCAGAGCAGTTCCCGTGTTGCGAATGCCGGGGGAGGCGGTTCTGCAAAGAAGGCCCCAGAAGCGAGCGGCGGTGTGTCGGGAAAAAGGAGCGTGGGTAGACCGCCGAAGAGGGGGTCGGCGGTTGCCCTTCCTTCTGCAAAGAGGGTAAGGGAGGAGGCGGAGTCGCCCTCCGTTTCCAGGACTCCGGCGTCAACGTCGAGGAAGCGGGGACGGAGATGA
- the LOC122034329 gene encoding shootin-1-like isoform X2, protein MLPEVSRPSAPVWRRRRQRRWGRRRRWRRRALARGAPEAPSHRAPPRGGSIRCFDQVKRLQEEREQRLPESESGDGKPEYEGKEDAPPDSRPESLVGEPTSSGGESGPSFERSDSTDPKEKPDEDGLKPETAMDGDGEDGNAADPSSGGDEKLAEGSYNGSTGSPEEGRASRLQATGEFTAESKGGEGEKESSDMQSSASLSRRRKAVSGSGAEEMEAEEASIMSKGIATESQPLFAALEIIRSDKYGSVFDRRLESQESASYINLVRQHMDLETVRAKLDRVGSSRPYSTLEFFRDLLLLCSNAAVFYPKDSPESVAALHLRRQVAKELAAVFPMPKELTPPPPPPLPLPPKPPAPKPESESDLAGALADKPITSAPLIVCRKRSSISNKLTAAAVKDEKEDKPEPARKESDSEEKSLPKKTTKERSVLSGTARGLRTSKPRVGKGQGAAAAKRLNLAPVPNLKSKMVENEAAVDEPPKPDKKNSGGGGTAASSSSAAKKQSAAGFLNRMKRSSKGTLMDMLKTSPPSGSAGGGKATEQKKEAKGKDQSSSRVANAGGGGSAKKAPEASGGVSGKRSVGRPPKRGSAVALPSAKRVREEAESPSVSRTPASTSRKRGRR, encoded by the exons ATGCTGCCAGAGGTTTCGCGACCTTCAGCGCCGGTTTGGCGCAGGCGCCGTCAACGGCGGTGGGGACGACGACGGAGGTGGCGCCGACGTGCCTTGGCTCGAGGAGCTCCGGAGGCTCCATCTCACCGAGCTCCGCCGCGAGGTGGATCGATACGATGTTTCGATCAG GTGAAAAGGCTGCAAGAGGAGCGCGAACAGAGGTTGCCGGAGTCGGAATCCGGCGACGGGAAGCCAGAATATGAAGGAAAGGAGGACGCCCCCCCAGATTCGAGGCCGGAAAGCCTCGTCGGAGAGCCGACCTCCTCCGGCGGTGAATCCGGCCCCTCTTTCGAGCGGTCCGACTCgacggatccaaaggagaaaccCGACGAGGACGGTCTGAAGCCAGAAACGGCGATGGACGGAGACGGAGAAGACGGCAACGCAGCGGATCCTTCATCCGGTGGCGACGAGAAGTTGGCCGAGGGGTCGTACAACGGGAGCACCGGCAGTCCGGAGGAGGGCCGGGCGTCCCGGCTGCAGGCAACGGGAGAGTTCACTGCCGAGTCTAAAGGCGgggagggggagaaggaaagcagCGATATGCAGAGCTCCGCCAGCTTGTCCCGGCGGAGGAAGGCCGTTTCCGGCAGTGGGGCCGAGGAGATGGAGGCCGAGGAAGCGTCGATCATGAGCAAAGGAATCGCCACGGAATCACAGCCGTTGTTTGCGGCGCTCGAGATCATCCGTTCGGACAAGTATGGATCCGTCTTCGACCGCCGGCTGGAGAGCCAG GAAAGCGCAAGCTATATAAACTTGGTGCGCCAACACATGGACTTGGAAACGGTGCGAGCCAAGCTGGACCGCGTCGGATCCAGCCGCCCCTATTCGACGTTGGAGTTCTTTCGCGATCTCCTCCTCCTCTGTTCTAACGCCGCCGTTTTCTACCCTAAAGACTCCCCGGAGTCCGTCGCCGCCCTCCACCTCCGCCGCCAAGTGGCGAAGGAGTTGGCGGCTGTCTTTCCAATGCCAAAGGAACTAACCCCGCCACCGCCGCCACCTCTACCACTGCCGCCGAAGCCACCCGCCCCGAAGCCCGAGTCGGAGTCTGATCTCGCTGGTGCCCTTGCGGATAAGCCAATAACCTCTGCGCCGTTGATCGTATGCCGCAAGCGCAGCTCCATTTCCAACAAGTTAACTGCTGCGGCAGTGAAGGATGAGAAAGAGGATAAGCCTGAGCCTGCGAGAAAGGAGTCGGACAGTGAGGAGAAGAGCCTCCCGAAGAAGACTACCAAGGAAAGATCCGTTCTTAGTGGGACTGCCAGGGGCTTGCGCACCAGCAAACCGCGGGTTGGTAAAGGGCAGGGAGCCGCGGCCGCCAAGAGGCTCAACCTCGCTCCCGTTCCAAACCTTAAGTCCAAAATGGTCGAGAACGAGGCGGCTGTCGACGAGCCGCCTAAACCAGACAAGAAGAACAGCGGTGGAGGCGGAACtgcagcttcttcaagctccgcGGCGAAGAAACAAAGCGCAGCCGGCTTCTTGAACCGGATGAAGCGGAGCTCCAAAGGAACTTTGATGGATATGTTGAAGACCTCCCCTCCCTCCGGTTCCGCCGGTGGCGGAAAGGCCACGGAACAGAAGAAGGAGGCGAAAGGAAAGGACCAGAGCAGTTCCCGTGTTGCGAATGCCGGGGGAGGCGGTTCTGCAAAGAAGGCCCCAGAAGCGAGCGGCGGTGTGTCGGGAAAAAGGAGCGTGGGTAGACCGCCGAAGAGGGGGTCGGCGGTTGCCCTTCCTTCTGCAAAGAGGGTAAGGGAGGAGGCGGAGTCGCCCTCCGTTTCCAGGACTCCGGCGTCAACGTCGAGGAAGCGGGGACGGAGATGA